aacttattttaaatttcctacGAATTCGTATTAAAACAGCGTATTGGAGTAAGATCCAGGCCGTCTCCGTAAATCAAGAGGAGACCTATGTCCAGCTATGGGAAATTAACAGGATGTTAGTTCAAaccaaacaaaaacaaaagttaaaattatggggtatgaatatatgtttgtatattcaagtttctacataaatatattgcattgtttataataattaattttattatttatatcgtcTACGTATTAACGTCTTTCATAGAATTGtaattaatagaattattagaaatcaatgatataatttgttattgaaagaaataaatacacttttCTCGCTTTCCTTATTTCATatggatattttaataaatacaaactaaacattattaaaacaacatttctTATATCGATTGGATTGTTTACAGTtgacatgtttatatttttatatccgtTAACCCTTATCTCGTCCATAACACAGAATACGTCAACacgtttgttatattttttattaaaacgataaatatttccAAACATTTGTTTCATGCACGCTCACGCAGACAATGATTTCATTCGCGTATGACGCGTCGCTCTCGACGCGGCCGGCTGTCGGGTCACAGATACATAATACGAAATGTATCTCTCGAGGTTAGTTTAATTTAGCATCAAACTATGAACACATACGTGATTGTAgcggtattttttatttctgcgcAACATATGCAAGCTTGGCCACTCGAAGTTGTGAATGTTCAGGATTTTTTCGAAAACCAAACCATGAATATGAAATCGTTTTTCGaggaacaaaaaaataaagtggaAAAGGCCTTCAATTCGAGCTACGAAGATGCCATCCGAATGAAGAATTCAGTGACGAATTACGTCGATGACAAACAAAAGAAGATCAGTtctgatattaataattatgttgaaaGTGTTAAGGAGAGTGGAAGAAAAGTGACGGATTCCTGGTCGTATCTGCCGACCGAGGAGCCTGGAGCTGTGATGGAGAATCCAGACATGTTTTTGTCGGTGCCGGCTATAATTCTTCGTCAAGGTTACACGTGTGAAACACATACTATTCTCTCTCAGggctatttaattaatgttcataGAATACCACATCCCAAAGCTGGTGGaaaaatttcaaagaaaactGTATTGTTGCAGCATGGTCTCTTCGGTAGTTCCGCTGATTGGATATTAAATGGACCCGATAAAGCCCTAGGATATGTTTTGGCTGATGCAGGATATGATGTTTGGATGTGTAATATACGAGGGAACAAATATTCAAAAGAGCACGTGTCGTTAAAAAGTGATTCAAAGTCATTTTGGAATTTTTCTTGGCATGATGTCGCCTTGCACGACATTCCCGCCGTTATCGATCACATCCTAAAAGTTAAAGGAGACGCCGCCATTACATACATCGGCCACTCAATGGGCACTACTATATTGTTTGCAATGCTGACATTACGACCAGAATACAACGATATATTAAAGGCGGGTATTGCCCTGGCTCCTGTTGCGTTTCTATCTGATTTAAAGTCGCCTTTGAAATCCTTGGCGCCGATAGCGAGTAATGTGGCATATATGGAGATGCTATACGGTTCTCATGAGTTCATTCCTAAGGATTCAGTGTTGGGTAGGATGACAAAGTCCTGTGACGCCGATAGTATGGATTCATTAGTGTGTAAAAATGTTGTCTTCTATATTTGTGGTTACAATGAGAAACAGTTCAATAAGACTCTTTTGCCAGTGTTCTTATCAAATCTGGGAACGGGGACATCTTGGAAGACAGCCGTTCATTTTGCCCAGGAGATAATGGCAGATGGCAGTTTTCAACAATTCGATTACGGTTCGAAAGATAACCTGAAAATTTATGGTACAGAAAAACCACCGAAATACGATCTAAGTAAAATAACATTACCGATTACTTTATTCTGGGCAGAAAACGATTTACTTTCAAGCGAGAAAGACGTACAACTTCTTTTCGAAAACCTGCCCCCATCCTCGAGGCAAATTTATAAGGTTCCAGATCAAGATTTTAACCATTTAGATTATCTTTGGGCCATCGATGTATCTAAATTAGTAAACGAGGaagttataaatactttaaataatgctTATTCCGCGGATTCAGCGTCTACGAGTTTATGGGGCCAGCTTTTAGGGAGTggaaaatgataaaatacagaaaaaataattaagtttcatTGTAAGTGAATTATCATGAAATTCGACAAGGAATTCAATTGTTACAAAAGACAGTGaagacattttgtaatattagttacTGTATTAATAGTTCGAGAAGAATTATTTTAGTTAGTTAGTAACGGAAAGAGTAACTTGAACAAAAGATAATACGAATACAGACATTTAAAGCTTATCGCGACACACGCAGGATTTATGTCGAAGGAGAAGCCAGTTACACCACAGTGCCACCGTTACAGCTGTTATTCGTCTTGTGATGTTTATACTATTATACAGATACATAGTTTATGAAaacttttatgatttattaatatataaaactttaaattctaCTTATAATGACAGTTATTGAGTGAAGTTTATAAGTAAtttggttattttataaatatattttgtattaaatacttaatacgactttttgtgtgtaattaaagataattttgttgGAAATAGTATGTGCTAGAATGTTTCATTTCCAATCTTGTcttgaaaacatattattcttaCTCAATGATTGATAGTAAATAATTtgtgttattgtattttattaagtttcaaaatatacttaattgaaGTAGGCTCTTATAAGTGTTTGAAAAGTAGTTAAATATGATTACATTTAAGTTttcaccgtttcggaatgtagattctaccaagaactCACACAagaaacttataaattattatgacttagatattattttagtaatgttGTGTACAGTAAAGCGTATTTTTAGTAACATTGATTTACTCTTTTTctgatactttaattaaaaatcaattttaattagatacaattatagtaatatttatcacaGATGTTTATCTACCAAAGACGGTTCTGGAAATATTCTCACTATTGTCACATGTACTCAGTTTTAAGATTttatcagttattttaaaagcattaaaTTTCTGTTAGTCAGCTGAATGACAGGCGCCGCAATGGTACAAAGTACATATTCGTTATTATTGCACAATTTTGttccataataataattatacaacaatatacCTTATTGTTTCGTGAacaaagattataattaaataacttttaattagttCCAGTAGcacaaaccaaaaaaaatattacgaaattaatTGTAAACGTTAGTTAACTCAGACGAAAAAACTAGGTCGGACAACGAGGGATTGTTTCTTTATTAGAACATTGAATTGTATATGAGGTAAAAACATCGTTTAAAAAACGTATAACCTCATTGAACCAAATGTGAACATAGTCttgcttatttaaaattgtaattataaattaactatagttacattacacaataaatgtatgtatatgctaatatatactttttattattcatttgctTCTTTGTTAAACCATTttagtattttgtatatttttttaattgtttgagTAAGTATATTTCTTGACTATACAATTGAATTTGATTTGTTGtaaatctaatatatttgaCAGATGGTAGGGTTTCCTAGGTGGAGTCATGGTATAGATCCTATATCATTAATTTCACCACTGAACATAAATACTTtacattgttgtgttctggtttgaaggacgATTTGCCATTGTAGTTAGAAGGTGTATCTTATAGTTTGGCGGTACATTGAGATTAGTATGATTAGTACTTTATAGTGTCCGTGTCAATGGGTTACGGTACAGAATGGCGTTGATCTGCCTTCCTCAATTTAAAAAGGTCATTAGTGCTTAAAAATACATTCTgtgataactaaataaattagcagatagtattctgtaagaaaaataCTAATCTCACCGCAGAAAACGAGCTTGATATGTCATAATGTGATATGCGATAttaactgtaatatttataatgattttaggatatacgtatcaaaatcgcgtgtcaccgtaagtcggttgtcaacaatACACGAGTGAGGTACGAAGTGATATCTCACAGAATCGCATTGCTAATAATTTCGTATATCATATGTGTAAGTTAAAAAATGATAtgttaaactatataatatagtttagaGATATATACTTGAGTCATAATGAGTATTTTGTTCGCGTACACAGTACGTCGACACGATGTTAAGATAACTCTCATTTTACAATCCAAAGGTTAATTTAATGAGGTCATGTTACTAAACGTACGATACAAAATACTATGTACTATATATTGATCTACGATGGTTAAATTGACCATATGGTTTACCTATGTGATGAAATGCAAGTTAAACTTctagactatttttttataggatttttttttgagCTTTTTgcgaatgaataaattaatcatgatttactgtattataattttaatcacaatTTTGAACCATTTATTGGAGTTATCGAACATGCAACCATCGGTTGATACCACAACCATCGTCGGAATAGTTTTTGGAACTTATCCCGTATGGATTTGTGAATAGCTTTTCAtccaacaaataaaaactaaatgaaatcatataaaattatatcgacaTAGGCGTGGATTGACATATaaactattacaatatatattttgcaaatattataaactagaaAACTAAAACTAGTGTTCGAGTCCATATCTATTTTCCAACACTATGTTAACATAAAAGTATAGACTCAGTGGTTCGaagctagaacgcgtgcaccttaaccaTGATTGCGGTTCCAACCTAGGcgaacaccactgaattttcatgtgctaatttgtatttataataaatgaaacgaaatcaatctcgtgctcagcgatgCAGGAAAACATTCTGAGGAAAtttgcatgtttctaatttcaatgaaattagacaACCTTTGTTTCCGCCagctcgcattggagcagcgtagagGAATTAGCTACAAAAcactcctcagagggagaggatgccttagctcaacattttaacaattacaagcgattactttttattaaaacgaaaaaaaaataaaaataaaactaaacatgaTTATAGGAGTTGAGCATGTTAATTTGGGAAGAATGTCTACATAGCACATAATAGGTACCACCAACCAATCAGTACGTACGAATAACAGCAGTGAGTACTTTGATTCCAAATGGATCGTAAATTTTGATTACAACGcggatattaatattgaaaattaattatggtGACATGCTATTTAGATCCGTGTATCctgtaaatgttaaaattttagttaaattttgttAACGTTACTAGTTAACGTGGTAAGTACGTACCACCTACCACACATTCTAcggtcaaacagcaatattcactaaatactatttaatcCGTTATTTAGAAGCGGGTGGAAATCACGTTCAAAGAGTTTCATTACACACATACAGACGAAGCTAAAACAAGcgtgtttaaaaaataacagttcGCATTCATCATTGACGGTGGTTACATCAACTTTATCATATTATGATGCTCGTAATATCTCAGGTGAAGGCCTCCAGAGATTGCCATACATTTCTGTCCCTTGCTTCTGTTACCCAGTGTCGACGACCTATTTGTGTGATGTCTGCCCATCGTGATTGCGGCCTACCTCTATTTCTGTAGCCGGCTGGCCCCGTCCACATCGTGGTCTGGTCCATCTGTCATCGGTCATACTCGCTCTATGGCCTGCTCATCTCCATTTTAATTTCTATGCGTAGCTTAAGGCATCTATAACATTTGTGTTCTTGtggattattttatagttttttattttcatcatacTCCTTTCCATATTTCTTTGAGTTGTCCTTACCTTGTTTTTAATCTTATGGGTTAATTTCCAGGTTTGACAAGCATACGTCAAGGAGGGTAGCAGgtatgaaaacattatttttacttttcagtTCCACAGGGAAATTGTCTTTCAGTACCGCTTTATAGGTCCAAAAATTTTTAAAGGAGTACaagaatatttctaaatatgacgcgttcaatttaaatagagaggaataatattttagagaaaAGAAATTCGAGAATATTGCGaatgaataaaacaatcataatttactttattataatattgatcacATTTTTGAAccatttattaaagttatcgAACATGCAACTATCAATTGATACCACTTTCACTCGTCGGAATAGTTTTTGGAACTTATTCGGATTGGATGTATGAATAGCTGAATTTCAtcctacaaatataatttactaactTTTTTCTTCCAGAAATGTCCACAAATCATTACATTATACtagaaacaattgaatatagattaataatatttgaatgtcattaaattatacataagtatGCTTTTAACGTCAACACGCTGATAACACTGAAAGTTCTGATTATTTAGGAAACGGTTAAATCCCTTGTGTGACGGTCTGGTTTCTGTGTGATAACTGCTTTGACGTCATACTCacgacaattttaaaattacttatgatACTTGTATAATGttcaattgtatgtatatatatacctatacataaatacatgaaattaataaacataataatatattttattaattgaatatcgttttaagtaaatattatttttgtatttaatttttttttcatgttattacatgaaaaatgaaaaactgGAATACGAcagtaccaagtattgctggttggcgggagaatatctgatgagtgggtggtacctatccagataggcttgcacaaagccctaccaccaacaattttatagtaaagtttgttttatagTAATGTTTTCTTCCGTTagcatagataaaaatatacctatatatagatACCCATTAAAAAACCAGTAGTACCCGCTCCGTTTCGTCGGGGACATCACAGGATGGCTTGCATATGTTATCGTGACGCGTCGGCGTTTAATATTGTCTTAATTTCCTTAAATCTTAGAATAATCATCTTTTGCTAAATTAGCGATCGAATTCAGTTTATAGATTATTGTCCAAAGatacaaaattttcataaaggtatttaaaaagggaaaaaaaaatcgatctcaggccggcaacgcacctgcaacccccttcgtttgccccctataacataaaaaaaagatctcATATATTCGATGttggtcgtagggctttgtgcaagccaaacttagtattgtgttcCATTTGATGAGTGAGTGTACCAAAGTAACGGCAGACAcatgggatataacatcttagtgtccaagattggtggtgcattggtgatacgaggaatgatcaatatttcttGCTCCTATGGCAATGGGCCGTGATGACGATGGTATGATAAGCCAATTTTAAGGCGGTTACCAATTTACCAGTTTACAaacgaaaataacaaaaaaaaaatcttagcatactaaaaatgtttgatatatttttttgcattattgACATTAATTCTTTAGCTGGGCACTTCTTTTAAGAATACTCCTCAGAACCTCTTGAACTAAGACTTGAATTGAATAGACTCCTTTCAACTTTTCCTAATTACATTAACTAGATGGCAAGCAAATCCTGGGgcttaaagtattaatatatggAGTGCTACTCAAGTTGATTGTGTGACGATCACTGAATTAtggtcttatatataaatttatcgttCAATCATTCCACGTAGAGCATGACACCACGACATCAACAATGTAtccacttaaatatatataaacaatttctaacatgtgtaaaaaaataaaataaatattttttatgtttttattaaaataattacatttaaacaacataattaaattgataatatgtagttaaaattagttattataaaaaataattagttttttttttcgtctgaTTTAATCTTGAATTCTAAGtttcaataattaaagtttacagtcttgttttataatttagtaatatatttacgcTTTATGTATTCATAGAACGAATTTCAAATAAGGATTTAAGATATATCATTAACTCTGGAACTTTCTAGCATTATAAATGTACGTACgtcatcatttttattgtatttcgcAATTATATAGCATAGCTTCCTTCCGTTTCCTTTAATCCCTTATTTTTTAAGAAGAagggaatataaattaaaaaatcacttgaaattaaaaagtattttattcattaagaaacaaacttaaatttttttcatatttcctTGGaacattaaactaaaaattatagtaaaaattagAGAAATTTTCTACTTTAATTCTTTCTTTTGGTTTTACTGAACTCCTTAATGATTGGCTGGTAATTTATGTTAGATGCTGTATCTGCTTCAATAGACTGAACTGCCAAAGCTGATAGTCTTTCTTGATCCATTGAATttgttaaatcatttttaattaattttaattttgaaaatctcCTTTCAGCTGAAGCAGTACTTTCCTTACGTTAGCAAAATTGTAATGACAATGTAAACATTCTTTCAAATTCttctatatgatataattgaGCAGATGTTTCACGTCTTTAATAGAGTTGGGTAAATTTGGGATCATATTTTGTAACTCCTCATACAACTCTTAAGGAAGTCACTACTGCTCTCATCTACTTGCAGGACTATTTGTAAAGCCTGACAGTTTAAGTCAGAAAAAACCAAAATGttgtttaaagatataaattttgaGTCCATGTTACTTATCATAAAATCAATcgtcgtattaaaaaaaactgtttgatATCGCCTTTTAGCTGACTTTATAGGTTGATCGCTGCATTCATAAACAAACATACTTTTGTTAttggctactttttttatttttaaaacatttttgcaaATCATAACTGCTTTTCTCAATAAACAGACGAGCGTCAGACAAGCATTTTTCGAATACAGGTTGTCGATATTCTTTAATTCAGTCACAAAATGTACGCAAATGTTCAAAAGTAATGCTTAAATGGACTTGTACAGATTGCCATAATTTGCTTATGGTATTGACACGCGTTTATAACTCCATATATGTAATGATATGATAAATTGTAAACTGAACATTTCGTTTAAAACActaaaatttattctattatttattttaaaggaacACAAAGCGAGACTGCGACTGCATGCGATTGGTACTTTGATTGacattctaataaatataaggcCCGAGCTATGCCTTGTCTCTGACCGGGGACTCCCCGCGACAGCAGTTTAACGCCAACTAATATTGCCAGACTAAATATAAACGACAAAGatgagttttttatttgttttttagaaGTATCGATGAATTTATTCACATTCATTTCGTGCGCCGAAGAGTAGAATATCTTtaagttgaaatttattattaaaggaaaacCTAATGGCGTGTACTTTCGGATTTTCCACActttatcaattttatgttCGGCTGTGAGGTGCCCTTTGCACCGCGAGGCCGCCTCTGTATAAAGCGTAAGCAAAGTCAGTCCAATCttgtgtcccacgacacatcccgtttttatcatatttttatttcaggaaTACCGGACACGTAAATACTTTTAGCTGTAAGAAacctttttgtatataaattaaatagttttatttatcataaagagtctcgtttatactataaatagagAAGAGAAACCATATCATTTTAGTAACGAAATGGAATATTTCGTATATCTTGGAATCAACACTTCAGTTAACAACGTGATTATTTTACGTCTATTAAGTATTCCAGACGCCTAACACAAGTACCTACTTGTAGAACAAGATTTCCTTAACTACGTCATGTGAAGACTGTTACTAATTAGAATCTATAAAAGAATTCAAAATGAAACTTGGGATAACTGGCTGAATGTTATATACCTTAGCTTACATGAAATAGACAGTatcaatgagaaaaaaaaagtaacaacatgtgcagcctgtaaatttcccattgttgggctacggcctcctctccctttgaaggtTAGTTCCACAAcgcttcaccgccgagcacgagatgaattataaattcagactaagcacatgaaaattcagcggtgctaaattgggtttgaacccgcaatcatcggttgagatgtaCGCGATCTAAACAGTGGGCCGCCTTGGCTctaaaaacatgataaataaaaaacaattaatttcaattttttaatatgatacacTGATGATACACTGATGattatcataaacataaacggCATAACGCCTATCGTCATGGCTCCTAGCCGCCGCTACTCCCTCAAAATTTTGTGACGTGTACCTATAATATgtacagataaatatttattttattaataaaagtatctaTTTACCCTATACTTATTTCTTGGTGTAGTACTCTTGTATCGTTATGCGTTATCGCGGGTTAGGAATgtggattatatttaatatcttgtaGTTCTTCTGATCAAAGGGTATAATTCGATGTACACCTTAAAGAAACCAACCCTTTGatctgaatttaataaaatccagCCAAATTGGTTACAAAACAATATCGATCCTTTTGTTAGTAAGCAACGATTCTCGTTTTCGCAAggattttgttaaaatgttaactcatttttttacattaatataaacttatattatatttatatagtaatacaaCAGACTACCAATGATCGCTGCACTGCATTGCGCACCGAGCCAGGCATTGctgtttaataacattttatatccgTCCATATctttgatgtaatttatttaaatatttccgaatcttaaaaagttttaagttGCTGATGCTAACAacgtaaataatgtaattttatttatttatttaagtgtcaTACTTAACCTTGGCCATTATATACCGTAAATGAGATCGATACGCAGGCGGGGTCGGAGAgtccttaaattaataaactaattaaaaataattatatatttttgaaataatatttcgtcTTATTGTTAAAACGTCAAAAAACTTGTTCGAGATCTAGCATGTTAACCAGGGACAGACCCAGATGAGTAATTTCCCCCagatagtattattaattcagATTATTATATCGACTAATTTTtcataagttatttaataaatacggcCATTTCCATGCATTTTACttaccaatgttggtggcgcattggcgatgtcagggatggttaatattatttagggcGACAATGACTATGTCCGGTGTGACCACATAACATCAGATGCACCATCGGCCCGTccatcaatttataaaatatattataattgttgaaaCGCCAAGTAGTACgagcaaataaataaagcattttaCGCTAGGGAAAGAAACGATCGCCGCTAGGCCgtttcaaatagaaatataattaatactattgcgaatataatttttgaaatatagaaGATGAAAAAAGTTCCGTTGAGTTTCTTTCCGTGTTTTTAGGTCTGAGGGGTTTCTGGAGGGGGGGGGGCTATATCTACCGGTTGGtggtaaatattttcttgtgaATCGATTAGTAAgtgtaatacttttttattgaatatatgacATTTGATTAAATCATGTTATTgaacgaatattttaaattaaatatattcatttttataccgAGATCATATCTATAATGAATATCTCCGCTTCCTCCTCGTAAACCAATAGacggattttgatacgattTTCACTAATAAAACAAGAGgttggtttttatatataatttgtaaatattttacacaaaatgACTCAACTATGACGTCTTAtacaacaaaaactatttacttAGGAGATACATTGAAACAATGTATTAGAAAATTGTAGATCTTAAAAAACCTAAAGAAAATTCCGCGATAGTAGGGTAGAC
This genomic stretch from Vanessa tameamea isolate UH-Manoa-2023 chromosome 9, ilVanTame1 primary haplotype, whole genome shotgun sequence harbors:
- the LOC113402059 gene encoding lipase 3-like, giving the protein MNTYVIVAVFFISAQHMQAWPLEVVNVQDFFENQTMNMKSFFEEQKNKVEKAFNSSYEDAIRMKNSVTNYVDDKQKKISSDINNYVESVKESGRKVTDSWSYLPTEEPGAVMENPDMFLSVPAIILRQGYTCETHTILSQGYLINVHRIPHPKAGGKISKKTVLLQHGLFGSSADWILNGPDKALGYVLADAGYDVWMCNIRGNKYSKEHVSLKSDSKSFWNFSWHDVALHDIPAVIDHILKVKGDAAITYIGHSMGTTILFAMLTLRPEYNDILKAGIALAPVAFLSDLKSPLKSLAPIASNVAYMEMLYGSHEFIPKDSVLGRMTKSCDADSMDSLVCKNVVFYICGYNEKQFNKTLLPVFLSNLGTGTSWKTAVHFAQEIMADGSFQQFDYGSKDNLKIYGTEKPPKYDLSKITLPITLFWAENDLLSSEKDVQLLFENLPPSSRQIYKVPDQDFNHLDYLWAIDVSKLVNEEVINTLNNAYSADSASTSLWGQLLGSGK